From the genome of Candidatus Tectomicrobia bacterium:
GGGGTGGAGGAAGACGCCCCCCTTCACGAAGGCCACGTTCATGTTGGAGCCTTCGCCCACGTTCCCGGCCGGGTCCACGAAGACGCCGTTGTCCAGGCCCCGCTCCCGGGCCTCGAGCTGCATGAGGACGTTGGGGAGGTAGTTGGTGCTCTTGGTCGTGGCGTAGAGGGGGGGCTTGATGGGGTAGGTGGTGGTCATCACCTTCATGCCCTGGGTGTAGTAGCTCTCGGGGTAGGCGAGCCCCGGGAAGATCATGACGAAGAACCCCGCCTCGGCCCCCTTGGCGGGCGAGAGCTCGAGGCTCCCGGGCCCGGAGGAGAGCCAGTAGCGGATGGAGCCCTCGCGCGCGCCCGAGGCGGCGGCCGTCTGGATGATGATGCGCCGCATCTCCTCCTTGGGGGGGTCGACCTTGAGCTTCGAGGACTCGGCCGAGCGCATGAAGCGGTCGAGGTGGGCGTCCAGGTCGTAGATCTTGCCCTCCACGATGGCGGCCGTGTCGAAGATGCCGTGCCCGCGGTGCACCAGGTGGTCGTCGAAGGGCAGCACCATGAGGGCCGGGTCGGTCACCACGCCGCCGAGCTGGCTGGAGTAGAAGGCGTAGTAGCGGACCTCCTGCCTGCGCCGCAGGGCCTCGAGCTTCCGGAGGACGTCCGCCCCCTGGAGGAGGGGCAGCTTCTGGGCGTCGGATGAGGGGGGCGTGGGGGGCGTCGAAGCCATGGGGGGGGTCTCCTCCGGCTGGTTCCTTGGGGGTGGCCGCGGCGAAAGGACGAGGAATCGGGAAGACGCGCGGAACAGCCCTATCTTGCCCCGGGGGGCTGGGTTTCGGCAAGGCGGAGGGCTGATGGAGGTTCGCCCTGCCAGCCGTAGGGGCGGCCCCCCGTGGCCGCCCCCCAGTTCGATAGGGCAGGCACGGGGGCCTGCCCCTACAGGAAGGCGATTGGCGGCGGCCATTCCCGCCAAAAATAATCCGTCCCACCACATGGATGGGACGGATCTTCTATCTGTTGCCGCGC
Proteins encoded in this window:
- a CDS encoding D-amino-acid transaminase is translated as MASTPPTPPSSDAQKLPLLQGADVLRKLEALRRRQEVRYYAFYSSQLGGVVTDPALMVLPFDDHLVHRGHGIFDTAAIVEGKIYDLDAHLDRFMRSAESSKLKVDPPKEEMRRIIIQTAAASGAREGSIRYWLSSGPGSLELSPAKGAEAGFFVMIFPGLAYPESYYTQGMKVMTTTYPIKPPLYATTKSTNYLPNVLMQLEARERGLDNGVFVDPAGNVGEGSNMNVAFVKGGVFLHPKFDHILSGCTSKRLIELMPGAMRKGIVKDFQVRDIPLAEAKRSDEMMFIGSSINVAPIVEWDGQKIGTGRPGPAAKALLEVLKEDMKGGKDRLIEIPY